The nucleotide window ttttcgtactttattactattttttttttcttctaatttaataaataaataaataaataaatatatatatatataattaaatcGTAATAAGTATGGAATGAGTATCATAAACTTCCTCTTAttcccttttttttttttttttttttcttaaatatatatcaaatgtatcacttatataatattatcatatatatatatatatatgaaacTTACGTATTCAATTAAaagtttattatataaatatatatatatatatatatatatatatatttatttatttatttattaatatttattcttactttttcatttcattttttatttattatgtatcatatatatataatatatatatatatatatatatatatattatttatatatatacattgaatgcatatttatatgtacatatatataatataataaaagaaaatatttttccttCTTGTAATCTTAAAATATTGAGctcaaaataaaatatatattattataatataatatattatatatatatatatatatatatatatatatataattatatgatgggattttatctatatatttttcttataaaaaaatatatatcaaaatttttatcttattttataaatatataaatatatatatatatatatatatatatatatatatatatatatataatatataaaagtacttatttttatttacatttattatatatatatttttttataaaaatctttctttttttttttttttttctttacttttttaattaatcATTTTGTGCTTGTATTcctaaaaaaaatatatatataagtagaatcttttttatataaaataaaaatatatcttttcttattttttaacagttttattttgtaaaatattattttaaaatatgtataaaatacaattaattttatattaaaatattataatattataatatatatatataatataaatatatttaaatatatatatttatataatatattattttatttttttttttttttttaattacaATTACACCACTACgacatatataaatttataaaaaaaaaaaaaatataaaattatatttatatatatatatatatatatatatatatatacatatttatttattatttattatatttattattataatatataataaaataatgtatattaaaaaaaaaaaaaaaaaaaaaaaatacatgtatatataaatatacaataatgataaaatatattatatatatatatatatatatgtatgtatgtatgtatatatatatatatattatataataatatattatatataatatatcatatattcaaataaatgtattattttatatatatattatatatatatttatagtgataataaataaataaatatatgttaattccatataattatatattaatatgaaaaaaataatatatatatcttattcatataataaatattatgttatatttttattttattattttttataactttttcttctttattttttttgttatcttcatataataatattgaacttataaaaatattattatttaagtgtaaaaaaaaaaaaaaaaaaaaaaaaaattataaatataaatatatttaatcttgtatgtaatttatatagttatatataataatataatattatatatgataaaatatgtaaaattaaaataatatatattatattatatatatatatatatatatatatataataataatatattataaatatataaatttgaAGAATATTGTACgcataataattaaatatataatatatatatatattatgtaatattaaaagattacatcaatataaatataaatgtttatctttttaaatctatttatatatgtaaatattcttatatcttaaataaataaataaataaataaatatatatatatatataaatatatttatttatttatatatactttattttgtaaggaataaaaatacatttacatttttgtaaactaatattttatatatatatgagcaaaaagaaaaaactTTAATTTctcataaaaaaaaagaaaaaaacattaGGAATTTATATCTCATTATcttatatcatatttttttgttttatacTGTAAgtatattgtatatatgtataaataaataaatattaatatatatataatatatatacaataagttaaaaaaaaaaaaaaaattaccttttaaagaatttttaataataatataatattatatatatatatatattatactcatttaaaatatttaatattattaaaataataaaatatgtgtTTACGTGCCCTTTTTGCTTTTACATATGTAAAATTGAATAATAAggaattataataaaatatatgtataaaaatatccttttaaatataaattctCCATGTTAAAAAGATCActatgtaatataataattttacGATCATcaatatgtacatatatatatatatatgtattattcttatatataacatgtatttgtttttataacaaataaatgaaCATTCCTTGtgttttccttttttttttattttaattttttcaagaacaaaaaaaaaatttgttattttttattgtactttttttctttcataaaagaattatatatatatatattatatatatatataaatatatatgtttctaaattttttttgtgatACAATTTAAATATCTTATAAATGTGATTCTTATCaagtaatatattaatcatcatattttattttatttatattattgaaacaagtaaaattatatttttaaaaaataaaatggaCACACACGTTCAAATTGGGATTATTCACATATAGAtttgtaataaataaatatatatatatatatattatatatatatataatttttttttttttttttttttttaaatttgtTATGTTATATGAAGGCAagtttaaataattaacTATTTCTTAAGtgaacataaatatattataaatatattataaatatattatgaatatattatgaatatattataaatatattgtaactatattataaatatattatatatatatatatatatatcacatAACGACCTTATTTTTTTCGATCcctttaaaaaaaaaaaaaaaaaaaaaacctgctatatatgatataatatatatacctttattcttgaatatatttaaaagtatgtacaataaaaaaaaaaaaaaaaaaaaattaaaaccTCAAATACACAAGTACGTATAATAAGAAACAATCCTACATTTCTAAgataaatatgttttttttgtttttattttatttttatttttatttattattattttttttttttttttttgatcCCTTTATCCTATGcattttatgaaaaataacaaaaaagaTTATGCTATAAAAATGTCCACCcatattcttatattaatatttttttctaaccacataatatatttgaaaaaaaagtaacatttatttatatattataaatattttttttattttatatatgataaattttaaattcaaaattaggtatttaataaataaataaataaataaacagaatgatataaaaagataaatatgtacaatttttacaaaattataataattatatataaaaaaataaaatggcatattcataatacatacacatataataatattgttaacctactttttgtaatatacaaataaaatattttttcccacataaaaacaaattgtatatctatatctatacatatatatatatatatatctatatatatatatatacaaacacttattacattttgatataaatttttaatcATTACGTGgagaattatttttaattacacatattttttttgaatcTGACCATTGTTCATTTTCCATAAGATCATTTTCCTCACTTTCTCTTGTATCTACCTTGGTTGTTGACTCTTCTGAAACTCtagttatttttttttttgtagtgtttttttttataactcttgattttttatttggtatattaataatgttatcatttttttctaatatatcatctttatttatatattgttctttcataattttttcgTTCACACTTTTATCTCTTTCACTTGTATATGTATCATCATCATATCCCTCTTCCtcgttttttttatcaacCAAAAAttcatcttttatatttttcgtttcttcattattataattatcttCATCTATATCTTTGGTACTTCTACATACACTTCCTTCTtgtaattttatttcagatatatcatcatataattcatctttcgtttttccttttttctcattttcATATTTGCTTTTACTTTTTACATTTCTTCGTTTCCCCCTATTACTTTCTATAACATTTTCATAATCATGGTCCACATTTTCTTtcttattttcataattttttaaagaaatattcTCATCTACtcctttttctttttcgTCTATAATATCCGTTTgatctttatttatatcttcatttatattgCTGTGTGTATGTTCACCAACTTCTTCACTCGAATttaatattcttttcttaTTACCATTAATCATcttttcttcatcatccCTGTTATAACATATGTCGTCATCCCTATCGTCTTTCATATGGACATCTCGATGACTAACCCTTTCATCATACGTATTATCTCTATCGATTATACTCATACTTCTTGTActtttcttatatttacTATCATCAACCTCACTTTTATTATCCTCATTATCATCTCTCctaaaatatttatttcctCGAATATTCCTACCTctattaaaaaaagtatgCCTAGTACGATTTATTCGATCAAAAGGAAATTTCTCTCTATAGGCTCTTTCCTCACGAACATATCTTTCACCTTCTCCATATCGATCATTAACTCCTCtcatataattttcctCTCTCTCCTTATTCTTAAATCTTTTACTTAAATCTGAGTCGTTATATCTTATAACATCAACAGATCTTCCATAAAAGCTTTTTCCattcaatatattaatagCATCTTTTGCATTCTCATGGTTATAAAATTCAATAATTCCAAACTTTTCTTTACTATGATAATCATCTACTATATTTGCATAGCTAACTGAACCGACTTCTCTACCAAAATCTTTAAGATCTTGCCAGCTAGCTTTTtcatcaatattttttacaacAATTCTTAATGAATTCCTTCTTTCAATAGATTCATTACTAAAATTTGGTGGTGAGTAATTTCTAGACATCTTGAAATGGAAATGTGATCTATTATCATTCTTATATCCATATGAATTCGTATTATATTGATGTTCTTGAACACTTAATTCTTCACCAAAAAACATCTTAccattttctttttctaatGCATTCAATGCATGCGAAGctttataatattcaatAAACGCAAATCGTTTTTTCCATTGCATGTGCATTATATCACCATATTGCTCAAATCTTCTTCTAACATCTTCTTCTCTTGCACTGCTTGAAATATTCCCtacaaatattttacacgcacctatttttttatacgCATGGTTTCGGAATTCTCTTCCTCTTTCTCTTCTTATTGCACCACTCTGGGGTACCCTGTGAGAAaaatcttttttataatatggGTTTTCATTATGATGAAATTCTTTATGAGCATGATCCCTAGAAAGATATGCTTCATTTCGATATGCTTCATTTCGATATCCTTCATGTCGATATCCTTCATGTCGATACCCTTCACGTCGATATTCTTCACGTCGATATTCTTCGTTACGATGTCcttcataattattttccCTATGTCTATTTTCTTCACAATAGTCTTGATATGCTTTTCTTCCTTCTTTTTCATCTCTTGAATGTCTTCTCATATGCATTCTCTCATCATTTCTTCCTCTATTTGTATAGTCAGCAGAAAAATGATTTTCcttataattatgtttattatctttattaatgtaattattattataattattgtaATTTGTGCTGTGGTTGTCTCTTTCATATCTAgcttttttttcataaacattatcttcattattcCTATCATATACATTTCCTCTTTTTCTATCTACAAATACATTTCTTCTTGGAGATCTATTACTATAACATCTTTCTCGTGATGGAACATCTCGATGATAATCTCTTCTACcttttgaaatatttttattcctATCACCAATATGATTTTCTTCATTTCTCCTTCTCTCATAATTATCTAAAGATCCTCTTCTTCTAtcgttattattatacacaTTGTCATTTTTATGACCTTCTCTTCCAATAATCCCTATCATTTCTTCTCTACTTCTTGACATGTCATGTCTACGACCctcatttatataataaccacttttttctttcatatGATTATCTAATTTATTTCCATGGCTAGTGTTATCCGATTTTTCATACTTTTCATACTTTTCATATTTCTCATCTCTATAATGATATCTCCTCTCAGCGCTATATTCTCCTTTCCTGCTCATGCTATACTTTCCCATACTTCTTTTTCACAAATATATggataaaaaatatatatatatatatattaaatgatatatattatgttatatatataatatatatatatatatatatatatatatatatatatatatatatattatattatattatttatatacgATGACAAAGCCCTCAAAAAAGCGATCTgattaaatattataggtttatatatatatatatatatatatatgtataattttacgtttttgtaaaaatatgttcAAAGGATAattcttaatatataatagtataaatataaagaataatatatcatatacCGTAAATATTACtctacatatatatatatatatatatatattatattcgTATGTACTTCACagataatttttttcaacaCATACgctatatataaaattatatatttctttaaaataaaaaggaataattttatttatattttaagatattatatatttatataaactcctttttattatcactctttaaaaaaaaaaaaaaattatatttttttaaacatatcTATTATTTCTTCTGATCAAGATtacaaattatatagaaatataaataaaagaaaaatattaaaaaaataaggaaaaaaaaaaaaaaaaaaaaaaaatacatgatactcaaatatatattataaaaatttacacgataatataaatatactataaatacatacttttctatatttaatatattattttaattattaaatttttcatCGTGTGAATTTCcaatatgtttttataataactcattaaataataataataatatatataatatatatattatgtaatatttatatatacagataactttaatatatatgttatagCATAGCATAATATTCACATTTaaatttcttattttatttttaatatatatcatcattactttttttttttttttttttataaacacaatttaatttttaatttttatttcccATCCTTGTAACAAGctcttatttatatattgcTCTTCAggtattatatatatttgaatatatatacatacaatcacttttctatatatatatataatatattacatatattatacatatatatatatatatgatatttatatttataaagttttattttataatctatatttttttacattttattatgtttatttttttttttttcccaatttctttttatatataaattagataaaaaattaaaagtaAATGTGATAAATTCTTCACAATTTTGTATTtaaattgttatatatatatatatatatatatatatatatatatataaaagaaagaaaattatatttattagGATATTATTAGgtgtattattatatttacatatattttcatataacaaataattttgtaCATGTTTTCTTGAgcattttttattatttatatgataatatatataatttatacttatgtatatataatatattatattgtattatattatattatattatattatattgtattatattatattgtattatattatattgtattatattatattgtattaGTTATTCATTCGATTGTTATTAATTTGATAGcaaattttattaaattaaaaaaaaaaaaaaaaaaaaaaaaaaaaaaaaattatttcttattttatatcattcAATTTCgtatttatgtaataataaattcaacttataatttttctgtttttatttttttatgatatacCGTGAATTATATAGTCTgatatgtacatataaatatatatatatatatatttatgtcGATATTTATTATTGGAATCCTTATTTGATTTATATCAAAGAAAAATTCAATCaacaaattataaatattatatatatatatatataacatataatgatgttttttttccctGTTCACCTTCATATACGAATAATAAAAGGggatataatttttaaatagctacacatataataaacgtattatatttcaatctataaatattgaacaatattattattccaaaaaaagtatatgtgtatgatttatatggttattgaaaatatcatttaattttttatattttattttattcttttttctcacatatatatttaattttcttaatacatttatatgatCATATATAGGTTCTTTAAACATAAATggtataatatatatatatatatatatcctaatgtgtataaaaaaacttcttttttttttgggtCCTTTCCTACATATTGTAGTGTACATTTTCATGTTCATATACTTCTAATacattcatatattataaaataaaatcattCAAAATAATCCCCAATTTTTTCTCGATAGACATATTcaaagggaaaaaaaaaataataataaataataaataaaactaTCGTATAAGTTATATTctgttataaaaatgaaaagacATCTAAACGGGGAAATTAAATGcgtaaaaaaaaaaaaagaaattgaaatattaaataagaaaaacacaatattaataaaaaaaaggaaacaaaacaaaacaataaataataatactttAATATCctattaataaatttcCCATTCAATACAtcttatataaattcaCAATCTTTACAcattatatacaattttttaGACCATATCAATATTTCTACAAGACTTATATACATTAATTGTTTTTTCCCCTTATGATTAAATTTATCCATCATTTTTCTCCTATAATACTTTACATAATGCTAGAAAAGAGTTTTAAAAAACGTATTATTAACTTTTTTAATACTATATCGCGTTCcagaaattattatataaaactaaaaacaaacaactcccatatttatgtaaataaataaatatatatatatatatatatatatatatatatatatatatatttatatttaccacaacatttgataaaaaaaattcaagaaaagaaaaggaaaaacattttatatttttataggttattcaaaatttatttatatatcaaattagttgtataaattttttttttttccctttattctaattatatatgtaactttgtatttttatgttccaatataaaatatttattttgtactGCTTAATTAtcaattttaattttaattttttcatttgccattttttatttttttattttttttttttaatataaaattttggCTAGATAGCTATTAATTTACACagtattatattaattataattctGACTTGTTCAGACAAAActtaaaataataataataataataatagatatataatatattaattttataaagataataagaaaaaagaagaaagaaattatattatttggccaaacaattattttacaaaaatatattgacttatataattatgaatttataatgatatatattgcATTGGTCAAAGACACACATGTggttaataaaaataagtatattccatattatgattttcttaaaaaaaaattaataccAATATATTACTTTGTGTTGTACGgagatatatatatatatatatatatatagtatttttttctttaaacaatttaaattaaattaaatattcaaccaactattataatttaaataaacacatatatttaagcAATTACTgataaaagaataataatatgtgtatttataaattattgagtatataaatattattctGAGTATTACTTGCactttatattatatacataggaataataatgtgtatatttatgatCGTTGTAAAATATCCTTCGTGTATTCGTAAAATTGTAAAAACATTACTTGCAGATAAAAATccatattaataaaatacacccatatttctatattaatatatatatatatatatatatatgtgattataataactcctaaaatttaaattatgatCCCTTGcttaaataaaataaaaaattaaatatactCCATTGCTCTaaaatttacatattaACGATGGTTTCCcctcatttttttttctcttctatttatattacttataaataaaatcatggtaaaaatataagacaaaaaaaaaaaaaaaaaaaaaaaattcaaaaaagaaggaaaaaaggaaaaaaaagagaataTCTGTATATCATATTGAATATTTAACACATATTTCGCGTAATTCAAATGTTTGTAGtgataaaattaaaaagggatttcacataaaaaataacataatatatatatatatatatatatatatatatatattccctttttcataaataacatatatcATATTCCAAATCTCTGGAATATacttataaaatttttataaattcaATAATCATACAAATGCCTTTACTTTTACCAcagcaaaaaaaaaaaagaaaaaaagaaaaaaaagtaatCCATGttaattgtatataaaaaaatacatatttataaatgtttattttctttatgtttcaaaattatataactATCTCATACTTCTATTCGGcattttttgttttttctttttggTCTTAAGAATTTTGACTAGTATTATTTAGATAATTTTCTAATTCACATATTTTCATGTCCAAAAATTTATCCGTATCagataaattattatattggATTTCATAATCtttcatttcttttaataacTTACTTAAAATATCCTTTAAAGAATTAAACTTTAAGCTAGCATTTAGTTGGCTTTCAAAATCTTCGGTACCTAaacatttatttaaattaatatattctaaattataattatgattaagattttgtaatttattatttaaatcttgttttattaattcatttcttctaaaagatattttatcatttatttgaATTTCTTCTGCTACTTTTTCAAAAGATCCctttaaaaatgttaagaaattttttgcataatcatttaatatatcttcatATTGTATATCTTctatatcttttaatttctctaatatatttattgcattatatttttgatcGAATTTTATGTTTTCTGTTCTcatcaatttttttaacaatattatattctcTTCATATTTCTTCTCATCAcatatttcttctttacTTTTCTCAGTATTCATATGAGAGAATAAAAACTTCCAAATGAATTTTAATTCTTCAACCGTCGACATTTTATCTTGGCccttaaaatattaatttcaagaaattttatacacaaaaagttatattatacataaataataagataaatataaatatataaaaatatgcacatatatataatatatatatttataatatatatattttaaatagaaatattttatattaaaattggcctattatatatatacgccaatgaataaataaaaaagttaaatataatatatatatatatatatatatatatatattattatatatatattttctttgaagtttaaaatttttatttaattatttttattttaaaatgcttttattttacttgagaaattataaataataataataaataaaataaaaaaaagaaaaaaaaaattacatattggacaatttttttatttattatataataattaaaaattttgtaatattgaaaaaaaataatacttTTAAAATACAATGACTTTCATAA belongs to Plasmodium reichenowi strain SY57 chromosome 10, whole genome shotgun sequence and includes:
- a CDS encoding hypothetical protein (conserved Plasmodium protein, unknown function) encodes the protein MSTVEELKFIWKFLFSHMNTEKSKEEICDEKKYEENIILLKKLMRTENIKFDQKYNAINILEKLKDIEDIQYEDILNDYAKNFLTFLKGSFEKVAEEIQINDKISFRRNELIKQDLNNKLQNLNHNYNLEYINLNKCLGTEDFESQLNASLKFNSLKDILSKLLKEMKDYEIQYNNLSDTDKFLDMKICELENYLNNTSQNS
- a CDS encoding RNA-binding protein, putative: MGKYSMSRKGEYSAERRYHYRDEKYEKYEKYEKSDNTSHGNKLDNHMKEKSGYYINEGRRHDMSRSREEMIGIIGREGHKNDNVYNNNDRRRGSLDNYERRRNEENHIGDRNKNISKGRRDYHRDVPSRERCYSNRSPRRNVFVDRKRGNVYDRNNEDNVYEKKARYERDNHSTNYNNYNNNYINKDNKHNYKENHFSADYTNRGRNDERMHMRRHSRDEKEGRKAYQDYCEENRHRENNYEGHRNEEYRREEYRREGYRHEGYRHEGYRNEAYRNEAYLSRDHAHKEFHHNENPYYKKDFSHRVPQSGAIRRERGREFRNHAYKKIGACKIFVGNISSSAREEDVRRRFEQYGDIMHMQWKKRFAFIEYYKASHALNALEKENGKMFFGEELSVQEHQYNTNSYGYKNDNRSHFHFKMSRNYSPPNFSNESIERRNSLRIVVKNIDEKASWQDLKDFGREVGSVSYANIVDDYHSKEKFGIIEFYNHENAKDAINILNGKSFYGRSVDVIRYNDSDLSKRFKNKEREENYMRGVNDRYGEGERYVREERAYREKFPFDRINRTRHTFFNRGRNIRGNKYFRRDDNEDNKSEVDDSKYKKSTRSMSIIDRDNTYDERVSHRDVHMKDDRDDDICYNRDDEEKMINGNKKRILNSSEEVGEHTHSNINEDINKDQTDIIDEKEKGVDENISLKNYENKKENVDHDYENVIESNRGKRRNVKSKSKYENEKKGKTKDELYDDISEIKLQEGSVCRSTKDIDEDNYNNEETKNIKDEFLVDKKNEEEGYDDDTYTSERDKSVNEKIMKEQYINKDDILEKNDNIINIPNKKSRVIKKNTTKKKITRVSEESTTKVDTRESEENDLMENEQWSDSKKICVIKNNSPRND